A single genomic interval of Arachis duranensis cultivar V14167 chromosome 7, aradu.V14167.gnm2.J7QH, whole genome shotgun sequence harbors:
- the LOC107459819 gene encoding kinesin-like protein KIN-14Q: MENNQWRLYEDDPLLLTDVSFQQETETYSAHCSNYVDSHASLSSGCSAMAADPESCGGSPSYGFQGNSGRFERNSVEFDDPVVRTVLDGRSMLGYSLTSPDLVICAGSPEIARISYGDSPEVFCNKNCKNLESSMELSLENGINGSEVDNGHKTPTVKFSNFCQTFTHDDLIVSPDASFELLPPPLTADESPLNYPPRENEMLEDICVSQDAELESSEDTENIGVEEKYEKLKRVLAETRRELKMIRRENEQKSKECQEAWNSLKELQNELMRKSMHVGSLAFAIEGQVKEKSKWFSSLRDLMRKLKIMKMEHIKLLEEAEAYRKCQAEISEMGLMINGKLNEQQESHEDLKFKYIEGEKERKELYNKVLELRGNIRVFCRCRPLNAEELAAGATMAIDFESAKDGELTVMSNGAPRKTFKFDAVFGPQAEQADIFEDTAPFATSVLDGYNVCIFAYGQTGTGKTFTMEGTEEARGVNFRTLEKMFDIIRERQTHYSYDVSVSVLEVYNEQIRDLLFSGNQPGATARRLEIRQAGEGMHHVPGLVEAHVNNMSEVWEVLQTGSNARAVSSTNANEHSSRSHCIHCVMVKGENLLNGECTRSKLWLVDLAGSERVAKTDVQGDRLKEAQNINRSLSALGDVISALATKSPHIPFRNSKLTHLLQDSLGGDSKALMFVQISPNENDLGETVCSLNFASRVRGIELGPAKKQLDTVELLRHKQMAEKTKQEAKLKEFQLKKMEETIHVLESKMKERDNKNKSLQDKVKELEAQLLIERKLARQHVDSKIAEQHQMKQQEEPNSALPRPSLVNRPLSINKNFNDQVSGGWCKDQVNSAKPLTENNFLKPLIPFSTIENSIKCIDHAEKENNPEMAEKLLLPKRSGRASICTMTPRVPSAIAARRNSLIPLPSIPSLTQFQSPLLPITANQATDHKDVNRELDTKFVLAEQTQCESPKEVRSGVKKIGSILRRSLHKKIQVKSPQMRRVGVNVGMEKVRVSIGTRGRLGQRVQVGSARRGKEIQQKNSQKEKERGWI, translated from the exons ATGGAGAATAATCAATGGCGTCTCTATGAAGATGACCCACTTCTTCTCACCGACGTTTCCTTCCAACAAGAAACTGAAACCTATTCCGCTCACTGCTCCAACT ACGTTGATTCACACGCATCGCTGAGCTCTGGTTGTTCAGCTATGGCTGCAGATCCCGAATCTTGTGGTGGAAGCCCAAGCTATG GATTCCAAGGGAACAGTGGACGCTTTGAAAGGAATAGTGTAGAATTTGATGATCCAGTTGTGAGAACTGTTCTTGATG gTAGATCAATGTTGGGGTATTCTCTGACTTCACCAGATTTGGTGATATGTGCTGGATCACCAGAAATTGCTCGAATCAGCTATGGTGATTCCCCAGAGGTATTTTGTAACAAGAACTGCAAGAATTTGGAGTCATCCATGGAGCTTTCCCTAGAGAACGGAATCAATGGCTCTGAAGTTGACAATGGCCACAAGACCCCTACTGTTAAATTCTCTAACTTTTGTCAAACTTTTACACATGATGATTTGATTGTGTCCCCTGATGCTTCCTTTGAGCTTCTTCCACCGCCATTGACCGCAGACGAGTCACCCCTAAACTACCCTCCAA GAGAAAATGAAATGCTAGAAGATATTTGTGTGTCTCAGGATGCTGAGTTGGAATCCTCAGAA GATACCGAAAATATTGGGGTGGAAGAGAAGTATGAGAAGCTGAAAAGAGTGCTGGCGGAAACAAGGAGGGAGTTGAAAATGATTAGAAGGGAGAATGAGCAGAAGAGCAAGGAATGCCAAGAAGCTTGGAACTCCCTGAAAGAGCTACAGAATGAGCTCATGCGCAAGTCGATGCACGTAGGATCATTGG CGTTTGCCATAGAGGGGCAAGTGAAAGAGAAAAGCAAGTGGTTTTCATCATTAAGAGACTTGATGAGGAAATTAAAG ATCATGAAAATGGAGCACATCAAGCTCTTAGAGGAAGCAGAGGCATACAGGAAATGTCAAGCAGAAATCAGCGAAATGGGGTTAATGATAAATGGCAAAC TCAATGAACAACAAGAATCTCATGAAGATCTCAAGTTCAAATATATCGAGGGGGAAAAGGAACGAAAAGAACTTTACAACAAGGTTTTGGAATTGAGAG GAAACATACGAGTCTTTTGCAGGTGTAGGCCCCTTAACGCTGAAGAATTAGCAGCAGGAGCCACAATGGCCATAGATTTTGAATCTGCGAAAGATGGTGAGCTAACTGTAATGTCAAATGGTGCTCCTAGAAAGACTTTTAAGTTTGATGCTGTCTTTGGCCCGCAAGCTGAACAAG CTGATATCTTCGAAGACACGGCACCATTTGCAACCTCAGTTCTAGATGGATACAATGTTTGCATTTTTGCATATGGGCAGACTGGAACCGGAAAGACTTTCACAATGGAGGGCACTGAGGAGGCTCGTGGAGTTAATTTCAGGACTCTTGAGAAAATGTTTGACATAATCAGGGAGAGACAGACACACTACAGTTACGATGTATCAGTAAGTGTTTTAGAAGTGTACAATGAACAAATCAGAGATTTGCTGTTTTCAGGAAATCAGCCAGGAGCAACTGCTAGAAG ATTGGAAATAAGGCAAGCCGGTGAAGGAATGCATCATGTTCCTGGGTTAGTTGAGGCTCATGTGAACAATATGAGTGAAGTCTGGGAAGTCCTGCAAACTGGTAGCAATGCAAGGGCTGTAAGCTCAACCAATGCGAATGAACACAGCAGTAGATCCCACTG CATTCATTGTGTTATGGTTAAAGGGGagaacttgttgaatggggaaTGCACAAGAAGCAAGTTATGGCTGGTGGACTTAGCAGGAAGCGAGCGAGTGGCCAAGACAGATGTCCAAGGCGATCGACTGAAGGAGGCACAAAACATTAATAGGTCTTTGTCAGCACTTGGAGATGTCATATCTGCCCTTGCAACAAAAAGTCCGCATATCCCTTTCAG GAACTCGAAACTTACGCATTTGCTTCAAGACTCATTAG GAGGGGATTCAAAGGCACTCATGTTCGTGCAAATTAGTCCTAATGAAAATGATTTGGGTGAGACAGTTTGCTCTCTGAACTTTGCTAGTCGAGTAAGGGGAATAGAACTCGGCCCTGCCAAAAAGCAGTTGGACACTGTTGAACTTCTTAGACACAAGCAGATG GCTGAGAAAACCAAACAAGAGGCAAAGCTGAAGGAGTTCCAACTCAAGAAGATGGAGGAAACAATCCATGTATTAGAGTCCAAGATGAAAGAAAGAGATAATAAAAACAAGAGCCTCCAAGACAAG GTCAAGGAACTGGAAGCACAACTTCTCATCGAAAGAAAACTGGCGAGACAACATGTGGATTCGAAAATAGCTGAGCAGCACCAAATGAAGCAACAAGAAGAACCAAACAGTGCACTTCCGAGGCCATCGCTTGTGAATCGACCACTAAGTATCAACAAGAATTTCAATGATCAGGTGAGTGGTGGATGGTGCAAGGACCAAGTAAATTCTGCTAAACCACTCACGGAAAACAACTTCTTAAAGCCTCTAATACCCTTTTCCACAATAGAGAACTCCATCAAGTGTATTGATCATGCcgaaaaggaaaacaaccctGAGATGGCCGAGAAACTCCTACTGCCAAAACGGTCTGGAAGAGCTTCTATCTGCACAATGACACCACGTGTCCCTTCCGCCATTGCTGCAAGGCGTAACTCTCTCATTCCACTCCCAAGCATACCAAGCTTAACTCAGTTCCAATCGCCACTGCTACCTATCACCGCGAACCAAGCCACAGATCATAAAGATGTAAATAGAGAATTAGACACAAAGTTTGTGCTGGCAGAACAGACACAATGTGAGAGTCCTAAGGAAGTAAGAAGTGGAGTTAAGAAGATAGGTAGCATACTAAGAAGAAGCCTTCATAAGAAGATACAAGTGAAGTCTCCACAAATGAGAAGGGTTGGTGTAAATGTAGGGATGGAGAAGGTTAGAGTTTCCATTGGAACTAGAGGGAGATTGGGACAAAGGGTGCAAGTTGGAAGTGCTAGAAGAGGTAAGGAGATCCAACAAAAGAATAgccaaaaggaaaaggaaagaggTTGGATATGA
- the LOC107459591 gene encoding protein translation factor SUI1 homolog codes for MIGSEIEIATHFDPFTEAKELGGVGAKEYIHIRIQQRNGKKKLTTVQGLKELGLEKILKDLKKELCCNGNVVQDKEHGKIIQLQGDHRKNVSQLLVQAGLVMKDQIKIHGF; via the coding sequence ATGATCGGTTCGGAAATCGAGATCGCAACCCATTTCGATCCATTCACTGAGGCCAAAGAATTGGGTGGCGTAGGGGCAAAGGAATATATCCATATCCGCATCCAGCAGAGGAATGGGAAGAAGAAACTGACCACAGTGCAAGGCTTGAAAGAATTGGGCTTAGAGAAGATACTCAAAGATCTCAAGAAAGAGTTATGTTGCAATGGCAACGTGGTTCAAGACAAGGAGCATGGCAAGATAATCCAGCTTCAAGGTGACCATCGCAAGAACGTTTCCCAATTGCTGGTTCAGGCTGGTCTTGTTATGAAGGATCAGATCAAGATTCATGGCTTTTGA